One window of the Emcibacter sp. genome contains the following:
- a CDS encoding hybrid sensor histidine kinase/response regulator, with protein MIATTNDRYILVEQTKLLLKQVPVLVVLTSLVALVIAFFITKWVSPEVAAIWCVLICGTSALRYWHYALIRDAKITVDSYRGLLVLLVFFSAVSGGFWGALGIILPVTDNVLVMVLTVMLLVGMVAGSLASLSIYKYAYFAYAIPAILPLAGRCLASQDEILTMVGVLSLVFLLVNMFHSHLAQKSVIRSINLVLENQNLIQRLQFEKNNAIAAREQADRNSEAKSRFLAAASHDLRQPLNAMGFFVAALMNEANSQKVKELTVKIDQSLEALRDLFTSLLDLSKIESGVLAPNFTSFHLSELFKEITNDFATHEKIKHVNLEIDECGDAVVRSDRQMLNRILRNLVSNALRYTSEGFVRLYCEASDSHLIIHVSDSGEGIPEDKREEIFKEFYQIGNPERDRTKGLGLGLSIVDGLCRILKHRVSLVSEVGKGSTFSVLVPKGKVTEVVAHRPENDVWTDVESANILVIDDEEYSRAGMRELISQWGHGVYTFENPDEAELFLDMEGIEPNLIISDYRLRNGVTGDQAIRRLQEKIGHSVPALIVTGDTEKDRILEAKSSGFSLLHKPVQPAKLRSALSYLLTNG; from the coding sequence ATGATCGCGACAACAAATGACAGATATATTCTGGTAGAACAGACAAAACTCTTGTTAAAACAGGTGCCTGTTCTGGTTGTTCTGACAAGCCTTGTGGCACTTGTCATCGCTTTTTTCATTACAAAATGGGTTTCGCCGGAAGTGGCGGCTATCTGGTGTGTTCTGATCTGCGGGACTTCCGCGTTGCGGTACTGGCATTACGCCTTGATCAGGGATGCAAAGATAACTGTCGACAGTTACAGGGGGCTTCTTGTTCTTCTGGTTTTCTTCTCCGCCGTTTCAGGTGGTTTCTGGGGCGCGTTGGGGATTATTCTTCCGGTGACAGATAATGTTCTGGTTATGGTTCTGACGGTGATGTTGCTCGTTGGCATGGTTGCCGGGTCCCTTGCGTCACTTTCAATTTATAAATATGCCTATTTCGCTTATGCCATTCCGGCCATTCTGCCGCTGGCCGGGCGATGCCTGGCTTCCCAGGACGAGATACTGACAATGGTCGGGGTGCTTTCCCTGGTCTTCCTTTTGGTCAATATGTTTCACAGCCACCTGGCGCAAAAGTCGGTGATCAGGTCTATCAATCTCGTGTTGGAAAACCAGAATCTTATTCAGCGACTTCAATTTGAGAAAAACAACGCCATCGCCGCCCGGGAACAGGCGGACCGGAACAGCGAGGCCAAATCAAGGTTTCTGGCGGCCGCAAGCCATGATCTTCGGCAGCCTCTGAATGCCATGGGGTTCTTTGTGGCGGCCCTGATGAACGAGGCAAATTCGCAGAAGGTGAAAGAGCTGACCGTCAAGATCGATCAGTCTCTGGAGGCGCTCAGGGATCTTTTTACCAGTTTGCTTGACCTGTCGAAAATTGAATCCGGTGTTCTTGCCCCCAATTTTACCTCCTTTCATTTGTCGGAACTGTTCAAGGAAATCACTAATGATTTTGCCACTCACGAGAAAATAAAACATGTCAATCTGGAGATTGATGAGTGTGGGGATGCTGTGGTCCGGTCCGACCGGCAGATGCTTAACCGGATACTGAGAAATCTTGTTTCCAATGCCCTTCGCTATACCAGCGAGGGTTTTGTCCGGCTTTATTGTGAAGCCTCCGACAGTCATTTGATCATCCATGTGTCCGATAGCGGTGAGGGAATACCGGAAGACAAACGTGAGGAAATTTTCAAGGAATTTTACCAGATCGGCAATCCGGAACGTGACAGGACCAAAGGGCTTGGTCTGGGGCTTTCCATTGTCGATGGTCTGTGCCGTATCCTGAAACACCGGGTCAGCCTTGTTTCAGAGGTAGGAAAGGGATCGACTTTCTCGGTCCTGGTGCCGAAAGGCAAGGTAACGGAAGTTGTCGCGCACAGGCCTGAAAATGACGTATGGACGGATGTTGAAAGCGCTAATATTCTTGTTATTGATGATGAAGAATATTCCCGTGCCGGAATGCGTGAACTGATCAGTCAATGGGGGCACGGTGTTTATACCTTTGAAAATCCCGATGAAGCAGAGCTGTTCCTCGATATGGAGGGCATCGAACCGAATCTGATTATTTCAGATTACAGGTTGCGGAACGGTGTCACCGGCGACCAGGCCATTCGCAGGCTGCAGGAAAAAATCGGCCATAGTGTGCCGGCCCTTATCGTGACGGGCGATACGGAAAAAGACAGGATTCTGGAGGCTAAATCAAGTGGCTTCTCCCTGCTGCACAAGCCTGTACAACCTGCAAAACTGCGAAGCGCACTTTCCTATCTTCTGACCAACGGATAG
- a CDS encoding TonB-dependent receptor, which produces MTYNRKNILATSTALAILMPFSAAFAADEENLITLEEIVVTSQYREQRLQEVPVAVTAFTSSDIANAGISSTQDFIDMTPNMTLDDSFTYGNTFVVLRGVTQINNADSPVAIVVDGVPQNNQKQFKMDLFDIERIEVLKGPQGALYGRNAIGGAINIVTKQPTNEMEGKVTAGISNGVGFNLDGVVSGPIVEDKVLFRVAGSYRQTDGLINNDFLDQKADFVDHDYSFRGKLDIRASDNLTLDLRASYRKYQAGSSYDVPVRHNGDPTIRDGSANDIFNPNENILGLTNGETAEFTAKIDLETEYGVLTSITGYTDLKEYYRADIDFSNQAFDPTFGGFAGLLGFLDSIGAFPTPAGTIGIGQGQDLDLDLLSQEVRFVSPDEDRFRYILGGFFIHTNRDLHTRLFADVTGERSQIDDPSLVFVNSQESNSNDAWSLFGQAEYDLTDKLMAQVSLRYDEDSREQTDPVSGLVRERTFTSVQPKATLTYQFNEDSLGYATYSTGFRSGGFNAPVVTFPVFEDETLTNYELGAKTSWFDNRLVLNAAVFYSNSDDFQFFFLDLATGQQIIQNLEDVAIWGLDIDFQAALTEDIKLFGGIGYTDTEIKKVGSEDLIAGLTSAGVDMSLVVGSRTPKTTDWTINAGIQYDFEVTDAIEGMLRFDYEYRGKKYWQIDNQDVQDPIHMINLRATASAESWSVSAYVKNLLNERYYTDFNPGEFLGLAIDVGYPGRPRVYGAEATFRF; this is translated from the coding sequence GTGACATACAACCGAAAAAACATACTGGCCACATCAACAGCTTTGGCCATTTTAATGCCTTTCTCAGCCGCTTTTGCGGCGGATGAGGAAAACCTGATTACCCTTGAAGAAATTGTGGTGACATCCCAGTACCGCGAACAGCGGCTTCAGGAAGTGCCGGTGGCAGTGACGGCGTTTACTTCGAGTGATATCGCAAACGCCGGTATTTCCTCCACCCAGGACTTCATCGACATGACGCCGAACATGACGCTTGATGACTCTTTCACCTACGGCAACACTTTTGTGGTGTTGAGGGGCGTGACGCAGATTAACAATGCAGACTCCCCCGTCGCCATTGTTGTTGACGGGGTGCCGCAGAATAACCAGAAGCAGTTCAAGATGGATTTGTTCGACATTGAACGGATCGAGGTGCTCAAGGGGCCGCAGGGTGCGCTCTATGGACGCAACGCCATTGGCGGTGCGATCAATATTGTCACCAAACAACCGACAAATGAGATGGAAGGCAAGGTGACAGCTGGGATTTCAAATGGTGTTGGCTTCAACTTGGATGGCGTCGTCAGCGGCCCGATTGTGGAAGATAAAGTGCTGTTCAGGGTGGCGGGATCTTACCGGCAGACCGACGGTCTGATCAATAACGACTTTCTGGATCAGAAAGCGGATTTTGTGGATCATGACTATTCCTTCCGCGGGAAGCTGGATATCCGGGCCAGTGACAATCTGACGCTCGATCTTCGTGCCTCCTACCGGAAATACCAGGCGGGCTCCAGTTATGATGTACCGGTCCGCCATAACGGAGATCCGACGATCAGGGACGGAAGCGCAAACGATATTTTTAATCCCAATGAAAATATCCTTGGGCTGACCAATGGGGAAACCGCGGAATTCACCGCCAAGATTGACCTGGAAACCGAGTACGGTGTCCTGACCTCCATTACCGGTTACACGGACCTGAAAGAATATTACCGGGCAGACATCGATTTTTCCAACCAGGCCTTCGACCCGACATTTGGCGGTTTTGCAGGACTGCTCGGTTTTCTCGACAGTATCGGTGCTTTCCCCACACCTGCCGGCACAATCGGTATCGGTCAGGGGCAGGACCTGGATCTTGATCTCCTGAGTCAGGAAGTGAGGTTTGTCTCCCCCGATGAAGACAGGTTCCGGTATATACTCGGCGGCTTTTTCATTCACACCAACCGTGATCTGCATACCAGATTGTTTGCCGATGTTACGGGGGAACGCAGTCAGATTGATGACCCAAGCCTGGTATTTGTAAACAGCCAGGAAAGCAATTCAAACGACGCATGGTCCCTTTTCGGTCAGGCGGAGTATGATCTGACGGATAAACTGATGGCCCAGGTGTCTCTGCGTTATGATGAAGACAGCAGGGAGCAGACAGACCCCGTCTCCGGTCTTGTTCGTGAAAGAACCTTCACAAGCGTCCAGCCAAAGGCAACCCTGACCTATCAATTCAACGAGGATAGTCTTGGGTATGCCACTTACAGTACGGGATTCCGGTCCGGCGGTTTTAACGCCCCTGTGGTGACCTTTCCCGTGTTCGAGGACGAAACCCTGACCAACTATGAACTGGGGGCGAAAACATCCTGGTTTGACAATCGTCTTGTGCTGAATGCTGCTGTCTTTTATTCCAATAGTGATGATTTCCAGTTCTTCTTTCTGGATCTTGCCACCGGACAGCAAATCATCCAGAATCTGGAAGATGTGGCCATCTGGGGTCTCGATATCGATTTCCAGGCCGCCCTGACGGAAGACATCAAGCTTTTCGGCGGGATCGGCTATACAGATACGGAAATCAAGAAAGTGGGATCGGAAGATCTTATTGCAGGGCTGACATCTGCAGGTGTCGACATGTCGCTTGTGGTGGGAAGCCGTACTCCGAAAACGACAGACTGGACCATCAATGCCGGTATCCAGTATGATTTTGAAGTGACGGATGCCATTGAGGGCATGCTGCGGTTTGACTATGAATATCGCGGTAAAAAATACTGGCAGATTGACAACCAGGATGTCCAGGACCCGATCCATATGATCAACCTTCGGGCAACTGCAAGTGCAGAAAGCTGGTCAGTTTCGGCCTATGTGAAGAACCTGTTGAACGAGCGCTATTACACGGACTTTAATCCCGGTGAATTCCTTGGCCTTGCCATTGATGTCGGATATCCCGGCAGGCCGCGGGTTTATGGCGCCGAAGCAACATTCAGGTTCTAA
- a CDS encoding response regulator transcription factor: MRMLLVDDHALFRDGLKFVLNEMDRGVEVLEAGNCADAFAILENDDDFDLILLDLDLPGMSGLEGLKKIRVMAPVVPVVILSGSEDGTLVRRGLEMGVMGYIPKSLSSEIMLQALQLIMKGGRYVPDNILLSSPEKRNRSFESLTSRQLEILKHITLGKSNKEIARSLGIADNTVRVHISAIFQVLNVNNRTEAAYAAMQEGLIEPSD, encoded by the coding sequence ATGCGAATGCTTCTTGTTGATGATCACGCCCTGTTCAGGGATGGTCTCAAGTTTGTTCTGAATGAAATGGATAGGGGGGTGGAGGTTCTCGAAGCGGGAAACTGCGCCGATGCGTTTGCAATTCTTGAAAATGATGATGATTTTGACCTGATTCTTCTGGATCTTGACCTGCCGGGGATGTCGGGACTTGAGGGATTGAAGAAAATCAGGGTGATGGCACCTGTGGTGCCCGTTGTTATTTTGTCCGGTTCCGAAGATGGCACCCTGGTTCGGCGTGGACTGGAAATGGGTGTTATGGGGTATATTCCCAAGTCATTGTCCAGTGAAATTATGCTACAGGCCCTGCAATTGATCATGAAGGGCGGGCGGTATGTGCCTGACAACATCCTTCTGAGCTCGCCGGAGAAAAGAAACCGCAGTTTCGAGTCCCTGACGTCGCGGCAACTCGAAATCCTCAAGCATATAACACTGGGAAAATCCAACAAGGAGATTGCGCGGTCTCTAGGGATAGCGGACAATACGGTCCGGGTCCATATTTCTGCGATATTTCAGGTTCTCAATGTGAACAACCGGACTGAAGCTGCTTACGCAGCTATGCAGGAGGGGCTGATCGAGCCCTCGGATTGA